A genome region from bacterium includes the following:
- a CDS encoding NADH-quinone oxidoreductase subunit D — MTLNMGPQHPSTHGVLRVELHTDGEIVHEAIPHIGYLHRCMEKICETIPYNQVVPYTDRLDYCAAMNENFGYVLAVEKLMGIEVNERVQRIRVAMAELNRIASHLIAVGTFGLDAGAFTPFLYCFRDRERILDMFEKVCGGRLLYSYMWVGGLSNDLPDGWIQECLEFCDYFEPKVNEYNDLLSYNKIFVERCANVGVLPPEIAIAYGVTGPVLRGSGIKWDLRKDEPYSGYENYDFNVIVGDGRKGTVGDNWDRYFVRVLEMLESVKIIRQALKDLPEGNVQEKVPKNFMKMPVGDVYFRTETPRGEIGYYIVSDGTKLPYRLKVRSPAYCNLSVVQVLARDQLIADLVIILGSIDIVLGEVDR; from the coding sequence ATGACGCTGAATATGGGGCCGCAACACCCTTCAACGCACGGCGTACTTCGCGTGGAATTGCATACCGACGGGGAAATCGTCCACGAAGCGATACCGCACATCGGGTACCTCCATCGCTGTATGGAAAAAATCTGCGAAACGATTCCCTACAACCAAGTGGTTCCTTACACCGACCGGCTTGATTACTGCGCCGCCATGAATGAGAATTTCGGCTATGTGCTCGCAGTCGAAAAGTTAATGGGTATCGAAGTCAACGAGCGGGTACAACGTATACGTGTCGCTATGGCAGAGCTAAACCGGATAGCCTCGCATTTAATCGCGGTAGGTACGTTCGGTCTCGATGCTGGTGCCTTCACTCCATTCCTCTACTGTTTCCGTGACCGGGAACGCATTCTTGATATGTTCGAGAAAGTTTGTGGTGGTCGACTCCTCTATTCTTATATGTGGGTCGGAGGTTTATCCAACGATTTGCCGGACGGATGGATTCAGGAGTGTCTTGAATTTTGCGACTACTTTGAACCTAAAGTAAATGAATACAACGACTTACTTTCCTACAATAAGATATTCGTCGAACGTTGTGCGAATGTCGGTGTGTTGCCCCCGGAAATTGCAATTGCTTATGGGGTAACCGGTCCCGTTCTTCGTGGCAGCGGCATCAAATGGGACTTGCGGAAAGACGAGCCATATTCCGGCTATGAAAATTACGACTTCAATGTCATTGTTGGCGATGGTAGAAAAGGTACCGTCGGCGACAATTGGGATCGCTACTTTGTTCGAGTCTTGGAGATGCTGGAATCGGTTAAGATTATCCGACAAGCATTGAAAGACCTTCCCGAAGGGAATGTCCAAGAAAAAGTTCCTAAGAACTTCATGAAAATGCCGGTTGGCGATGTTTACTTCCGCACCGAAACTCCGCGTGGCGAGATCGGTTATTACATCGTAAGCGACGGAACTAAACTTCCCTACCGACTGAAAGTTCGCAGCCCCGCCTACTGTAACCTGTCGGTAGTGCAAGTACTTGCGCGGGATCAACTCATTGCAGACCTCGTCATTATCCTTGGTTCGATCGACATCGTGCTGGGGGAGGTGGATCGATGA
- the nuoH gene encoding NADH-quinone oxidoreductase subunit NuoH: MNPLESLLPGLPLIVWQLVWASIIVAFVTVFALIAVYLERKISAYAQDRYGPMEAGGWGFQGWAQTLADAIKLLLKEDIIPALADPKLFKLAPYIVFAGSLGVLAVIPFATTLVGSDLNIGIYYAVALSSTVVIGILMAGWASNNKWALYGAMRSAAQMISYEIPISLSLMLPVMLAGSLSFNEIMEAQRTGFPGDGYFWNWYLFRVPPFTIIAFIIYFWASLAETNRTPFDIPESESELVAGYHTEYTGIRFAMFFLAEYANMFIVAAIASVVFLGGALAPAPWLSFIPGPAWLILKAMVIVFVQIWLRWTLPRVRVDQLMHICWKIFLPLALVNFIAIATVAAIWQK; the protein is encoded by the coding sequence ATGAACCCATTAGAAAGTCTTTTACCGGGTTTGCCGCTCATAGTTTGGCAACTGGTATGGGCATCAATCATTGTTGCATTCGTCACGGTGTTTGCACTAATCGCGGTGTATCTCGAACGGAAAATCAGCGCCTATGCCCAAGATCGTTACGGTCCGATGGAAGCGGGTGGTTGGGGCTTCCAAGGGTGGGCGCAAACCCTTGCCGATGCGATAAAGCTTCTACTCAAAGAAGACATCATTCCAGCTCTTGCCGATCCGAAGCTTTTCAAGTTAGCCCCATACATTGTTTTCGCCGGATCGCTTGGTGTGTTGGCCGTAATACCATTTGCCACCACATTAGTCGGCTCCGATCTTAACATCGGTATCTATTACGCGGTAGCGCTTTCGAGTACCGTTGTCATCGGTATTCTGATGGCAGGATGGGCGAGCAACAATAAGTGGGCGCTCTACGGCGCGATGCGTTCGGCAGCGCAAATGATCAGCTACGAAATCCCGATTTCGTTATCATTGATGTTGCCGGTCATGCTGGCAGGTTCGCTGTCATTTAACGAAATCATGGAAGCGCAACGTACCGGTTTTCCGGGTGACGGATACTTTTGGAATTGGTACCTCTTCCGGGTGCCACCTTTCACGATCATTGCATTCATTATCTACTTCTGGGCATCGCTGGCTGAGACTAACCGTACCCCCTTCGATATACCCGAATCGGAATCCGAATTGGTCGCCGGTTACCACACCGAGTACACCGGAATCCGGTTTGCCATGTTCTTCCTCGCGGAATATGCGAACATGTTTATCGTCGCGGCGATTGCCTCGGTTGTTTTCCTTGGCGGCGCATTAGCCCCGGCACCTTGGCTGTCGTTTATTCCCGGACCGGCATGGTTAATCCTCAAAGCGATGGTTATTGTCTTTGTCCAAATTTGGTTGCGTTGGACATTGCCCCGGGTTCGAGTCGACCAACTCATGCACATTTGCTGGAAGATTTTCCTGCCTTTGGCGCTCGTTAATTTCATCGCAATCGCAACGGTGGCAGCAATATGGCAGAAATGA
- a CDS encoding 4Fe-4S dicluster domain-containing protein — translation MAEMRTALGVPISHVETKPKRNAFLQWFFEVWEGFTTTLIGMGVTGRHFFRKPVTIQYPHENLDIPAVSRQRVHVDIDLCGGCLQCDKICPPGIITIVTARPTAGEDLGVRPNGKKRPLHLAEFTIDHSKCLYCGLCTTVCNDDAIYMIPDFHFTTNDRSTLFTNYSKYTSVERDQLVAAAAAEKAAKAAAPKPPPPPPAPKPAVAADATPVADAKVEAKPEEPFSDKCPGPDGGQA, via the coding sequence ATGGCAGAAATGAGAACTGCGCTCGGGGTCCCGATTTCCCATGTGGAAACGAAACCGAAGCGCAACGCATTCCTTCAATGGTTTTTTGAGGTGTGGGAAGGATTCACCACAACACTTATTGGAATGGGTGTTACTGGTCGACATTTTTTCCGTAAACCTGTGACTATCCAATATCCCCACGAAAATCTCGATATTCCTGCAGTCTCTCGCCAGCGGGTCCATGTCGACATCGACCTGTGCGGCGGTTGCCTGCAGTGCGATAAGATATGTCCGCCCGGCATTATTACGATTGTCACGGCGCGACCGACTGCCGGGGAAGACTTGGGTGTTCGTCCGAACGGCAAGAAACGTCCCTTGCATCTTGCCGAATTCACCATTGACCACTCGAAGTGTTTGTATTGCGGGTTGTGCACTACCGTCTGTAATGACGATGCGATTTACATGATTCCCGATTTTCATTTTACTACGAATGACCGTTCAACTTTATTCACGAATTATTCCAAGTACACATCGGTCGAACGCGACCAGTTGGTTGCCGCTGCTGCTGCCGAAAAAGCTGCGAAGGCTGCCGCACCCAAACCACCGCCACCCCCACCGGCGCCGAAACCAGCCGTTGCTGCAGATGCAACGCCGGTTGCCGATGCGAAAGTGGAAGCGAAACCGGAAGAACCCTTTAGCGACAAGTGCCCGGGTCCTGATGGAGGGCAAGCTTAA
- a CDS encoding NADH-quinone oxidoreductase subunit J, giving the protein MLTDIAIGFFGVVTLVSASIVTFSPRILYSAFALLFTFFGVAALYVLLSADFLAATQVLVYVGGILILIIFGVLLTARITNLEIIEQTHQRYVALIPVLALGLGLILLLLSTVWPDRPLALEPTTAKIGKSLIFEYVIAFEASSILLVAALIGAVRLGRERNDEDAE; this is encoded by the coding sequence ATGTTAACCGATATTGCCATCGGATTCTTTGGAGTGGTAACATTGGTCTCGGCATCGATTGTTACCTTTTCCCCACGCATTCTCTATTCGGCGTTTGCCCTCTTGTTTACTTTTTTTGGAGTGGCGGCGTTGTATGTCTTGTTATCGGCAGACTTTCTTGCCGCAACACAAGTGTTAGTGTATGTCGGTGGAATCCTCATCCTAATCATCTTCGGTGTCTTGCTTACTGCACGCATCACAAATCTGGAAATCATCGAACAGACGCACCAACGGTATGTCGCATTAATTCCCGTTCTCGCTCTTGGTCTCGGTTTGATTCTTTTGCTGTTGTCGACGGTTTGGCCGGACCGACCGTTAGCCTTGGAACCGACGACTGCGAAAATTGGCAAGAGTTTGATTTTTGAATATGTGATTGCGTTTGAAGCGTCGTCGATTCTATTGGTTGCCGCGCTGATTGGCGCTGTTCGCCTCGGTCGGGAAAGGAATGACGAAGATGCTGAATAA
- the nuoK gene encoding NADH-quinone oxidoreductase subunit NuoK, with amino-acid sequence MLNNLTVYLVIAAALFLLGLLAVMTRRNAVSILMGIELILNSAGLNFVAFSKFSGGNIRGHIVALFIILLAAAEAAVALAIFLGLYRQRGTVFVDQAAELKQ; translated from the coding sequence ATGCTGAATAATCTTACTGTCTACCTTGTAATCGCTGCCGCGTTGTTTCTGTTAGGTTTGTTAGCGGTGATGACACGCCGAAACGCGGTTTCCATTTTAATGGGGATCGAGTTAATACTAAATAGCGCTGGCCTGAATTTTGTCGCATTCTCGAAATTCTCCGGCGGGAACATCCGCGGTCACATCGTCGCACTCTTTATTATTCTACTGGCTGCAGCGGAAGCAGCTGTCGCCTTAGCAATTTTCCTCGGCTTATATCGCCAACGCGGTACGGTATTTGTCGACCAAGCAGCGGAGCTTAAACAATGA
- the nuoL gene encoding NADH-quinone oxidoreductase subunit L, whose translation MIGLAVTVWLLPLASFALVLLTHKKLPRGGDFISLGTIFTGLAISLWLFAQMLASGPNWSENWSFQWIPMGKLSINFGIHFDILTSIMLIVVTLVSSLVHLFSTGYMKDDPKYGRFFAYLSLFSFSMLGLVLADSLIGLYIFWELVGLSSYLLIGFWHEKNAPAEASKKAFLTNRVGDVGMLLGILMVFFYIGDLNLQAIYNAVADGKIDMSVLTIIGLLLFCGAIGKSAQFPLHVWLPDAMEGPTPVSALIHAATMVAAGVYLVARIFPIITPDAGLVIATIGGFTAFFAATIAVAQHDIKKVLAYSTISQLGYMILGLGVGAYTAGLFHLVTHAFFKACLFLASGSVIHAMHHSLHHIHSHADPQDMRNMGGMKKALPITYWTMLIATLAISGVPFTSGFLSKDAILGSTLAFAMEHGGIGWLLVGFGFVTAGMTAFYMFRIIFKTFHGTFQSGHEAEHHLHESPKVMTIPLLTLATLSVFFWFTLPNVNPFSTKGWFSDFVATPQRAYAMNNENKPTEREHLVTKVNSGVPMTAQDSTKLAYLRAIDAEYQGDRESAAQNNQPDPHPGYVSLADQMQAKTHGEKVEGEGGHGGGHEASHTEHTAHLIAMILSLIVAGGGIYLSYLTFFKKVVDSSAWKARLGIVYQGMLNKWWFDELYSATVIKATLLFGQLMAWFDGLIIDGAVNGVGWLARNFSVGHGIFDNRVIDGGVNGLANTVGWFGRRVRLVQTGDIQRYLLSTGVVVGVIILVVIAGTLL comes from the coding sequence ATGATCGGTCTTGCTGTTACCGTCTGGCTCCTGCCACTGGCATCGTTTGCCTTGGTGTTACTGACGCACAAGAAACTCCCCCGGGGTGGTGACTTCATCTCGTTGGGAACCATTTTCACTGGTTTGGCAATTTCGCTGTGGTTGTTTGCACAGATGCTCGCGTCAGGTCCTAATTGGTCGGAGAATTGGAGTTTCCAATGGATCCCGATGGGGAAGTTATCCATCAATTTCGGCATCCATTTCGATATCCTTACATCGATTATGCTTATCGTCGTGACGCTGGTCAGTTCGCTGGTACATCTGTTTAGTACTGGGTACATGAAGGATGACCCGAAGTATGGACGATTTTTTGCATACCTTTCGCTTTTTAGTTTCTCGATGTTGGGATTGGTGCTCGCCGATAGTCTGATTGGTCTCTACATCTTCTGGGAATTGGTTGGGCTTTCCAGTTATCTCCTGATTGGATTCTGGCACGAGAAGAATGCTCCGGCGGAAGCGTCGAAGAAAGCGTTTCTAACTAATCGAGTCGGCGATGTCGGGATGTTGCTCGGTATTCTGATGGTGTTTTTCTACATCGGCGATTTAAATCTTCAAGCAATTTATAATGCGGTAGCCGATGGCAAGATCGATATGAGTGTATTAACGATTATCGGTCTGCTACTCTTTTGCGGCGCAATCGGAAAATCTGCCCAGTTCCCGTTACACGTTTGGCTGCCCGATGCCATGGAAGGCCCGACTCCCGTCAGTGCTTTAATCCATGCTGCAACAATGGTTGCCGCCGGTGTGTACTTGGTGGCGCGAATCTTCCCGATTATCACCCCCGATGCTGGATTAGTCATCGCGACGATTGGTGGGTTCACCGCCTTCTTTGCGGCGACGATAGCCGTTGCCCAACATGACATTAAAAAGGTGTTGGCTTATTCCACCATTTCCCAATTGGGTTACATGATTTTGGGATTAGGGGTTGGCGCGTACACAGCAGGTTTATTCCATTTAGTAACGCACGCATTTTTCAAAGCCTGTTTGTTCTTGGCGTCCGGTTCTGTGATTCATGCAATGCACCATTCGCTGCATCACATCCACAGCCACGCCGATCCACAGGACATGCGCAATATGGGCGGTATGAAGAAAGCGTTGCCGATTACCTATTGGACGATGCTCATCGCCACTTTGGCAATCAGTGGCGTTCCGTTCACGAGCGGTTTTCTTTCAAAAGATGCGATTCTTGGTTCGACGCTTGCTTTTGCGATGGAGCATGGCGGTATCGGTTGGCTGTTAGTTGGCTTTGGTTTTGTCACTGCCGGTATGACTGCATTCTATATGTTCCGCATCATCTTTAAAACTTTCCACGGGACTTTCCAAAGCGGTCACGAAGCGGAACACCACCTCCACGAATCGCCGAAAGTGATGACGATACCGCTTCTTACATTAGCGACGTTATCGGTGTTCTTCTGGTTTACACTACCGAATGTGAATCCGTTCTCGACCAAAGGTTGGTTCTCGGATTTTGTGGCAACACCACAACGCGCCTATGCGATGAACAATGAGAACAAACCAACTGAGCGCGAACACTTAGTAACCAAAGTGAATTCCGGTGTGCCAATGACGGCGCAGGATTCTACGAAACTTGCCTACCTCCGCGCCATCGACGCTGAGTATCAAGGTGACCGCGAATCCGCCGCACAGAACAATCAACCTGATCCCCATCCCGGTTACGTTAGTTTAGCTGATCAAATGCAAGCGAAGACTCATGGCGAAAAAGTGGAAGGTGAAGGTGGTCACGGTGGTGGCCATGAAGCGTCGCACACCGAACACACCGCCCATTTGATTGCAATGATTTTGTCCCTAATTGTTGCTGGTGGCGGCATTTATCTAAGCTATCTGACTTTCTTCAAAAAAGTTGTCGATTCATCCGCTTGGAAAGCTCGCCTTGGTATTGTCTATCAAGGGATGTTGAACAAATGGTGGTTCGATGAATTGTACTCAGCGACTGTTATTAAGGCAACGCTGCTGTTCGGACAGCTGATGGCGTGGTTCGATGGTCTCATCATCGATGGCGCTGTCAATGGCGTCGGTTGGCTGGCAAGAAACTTCAGCGTCGGCCATGGCATTTTCGACAATCGGGTAATCGATGGCGGTGTAAACGGACTTGCCAATACCGTAGGTTGGTTTGGCAGACGGGTTCGCCTCGTGCAAACCGGTGATATTCAACGTTATCTCTTATCGACCGGAGTGGTTGTCGGCGTAATTATACTCGTCGTAATCGCCGGAACTCTGCTGTAG